In Macadamia integrifolia cultivar HAES 741 chromosome 1, SCU_Mint_v3, whole genome shotgun sequence, a single window of DNA contains:
- the LOC122085728 gene encoding zinc finger MYND domain-containing protein 15 isoform X1, translating into MECAAKGRGTRCIGPPTRRCGRCGAVAYCSVAHQLSHWVDHKEECARFEQQMGSADVLHDFPFTFSSEAMVEVHERQKTRCSFFMRQGLHQVGMWRYECHCGTSVAASDYPRMFYDWNLPSMQCPCREPITPISMCLTNWKDYYEWRCLPLHSPVALLLHWTFTVYHALQLAAIRNSTNDSSNKLYIHYLGPDTELLQLAVFGELRALFPGIQIHIDLVGPAVPQFSRDGERINLCSYARCMEMDCPCKSSTENASFGVSNGTNSAVTLQLHKGFYHERYREIVEDSFPHLIVAPNAGIAAYASWLPTIEFIKEMNIPALFSDYCEEAANMAARCISSVTGHPLQIPIQLNPFRQPMAMEDSSMFLPCYSNCFIFGI; encoded by the exons ATGGAGTGCGCGGCCAAGGGAAGGGGAACGCGTTGCATCGGGCCGCCTACTCGACGCTGTGGTCGCTGCGGAGCTGTTGCTTACTGCTCCGTCGCTCACCAG CTTTCACACTGGGTTGACCACAAGGAAGAATGTGCCAGATTTGAACAGCAAATGGGGTCTGCAGATGTTTTGCATGATTTCCCGTTCACATTCTCTTCAGAAGCTATGGTTGAG GTCCATGAAAGGCAGAAAACTAGGTGTTCCTTCTTTATGAGACAAGGCCTTCATCAAGTAGGAATGTGGAGATATGAATGTCATTGTGGAACATCAGTTGCTGCTTCTGATTATCCGAG GATGTTCTATGATTGGAATCTTCCAAGCATGCAATGTCCATGCCGTG AGCCAATAACTCCAATATCAATGTGTTTGACTAATTGGAAAGACTACTATGAATGGAGGTGCCTCcctctccattcacctgtcgctTTGCTTCTTCACTGG ACATTTACCGTATATCATGCCTTACAACTTGCTGCTATAAGGAACTCAACTAATGACAGTAGCAACAAACTGTACATACACTATCTAG GGCCTGACACAGAACTGCTTCAACTTGCTGTCTTTGGGGAGTTGAGAGCACTTTTTCCTGGTATTCAAATTCATATAGACCTTGTTGGACCAGCTGTTCCACAATTTAG TAGGGATGGAGAAAGGATTAATCTCTGCAGTTATGCTCGCTGTATGGAGATGGACTGCCCTTGTAAATCTTCAACTGAGAATGCTAGCTTTGGAGTATCAAATGGCACAAATTCAGCAGTGACTCTGCAACTCCACAAAGGTTTTTATCATGAGCGGTATAGAGAAATAGTggag GATTCTTTTCCTCATTTAATTGTTGCTCCAAATGCTGGTATTGCTGCCTATGCTAGCTGGTTACCAACTATA GAGTTTATAAAGGAGATGAATATACCAGCACTTTTTTCTGACTACTGCGAAGAGGCTGCAAATATGGCTGCTCGTTGCATAAGCTCTGTAACTGGCCATCCTCTTCAGATTCCT ATTCAACTTAACCCATTCAGGCAGCCGATGGCGATGGAAGATAGTTCTATGTTCCTCCCTTGCTACTCAAATTGCTTCATCTTCGGGATCTAA
- the LOC122085728 gene encoding zinc finger MYND domain-containing protein 15 isoform X2, with the protein MECAAKGRGTRCIGPPTRRCGRCGAVAYCSVAHQLSHWVDHKEECARFEQQMGSADVLHDFPFTFSSEAMVEVHERQKTRCSFFMRQGLHQVGMWRYECHCGTSVAASDYPRMFYDWNLPSMQCPCREPITPISMCLTNWKDYYEWRCLPLHSPVALLLHWTFTVYHALQLAAIRNSTNDSSNKLYIHYLGPDTELLQLAVFGELRALFPGIQIHIDLVGPAVPQFRDGERINLCSYARCMEMDCPCKSSTENASFGVSNGTNSAVTLQLHKGFYHERYREIVEDSFPHLIVAPNAGIAAYASWLPTIEFIKEMNIPALFSDYCEEAANMAARCISSVTGHPLQIPIQLNPFRQPMAMEDSSMFLPCYSNCFIFGI; encoded by the exons ATGGAGTGCGCGGCCAAGGGAAGGGGAACGCGTTGCATCGGGCCGCCTACTCGACGCTGTGGTCGCTGCGGAGCTGTTGCTTACTGCTCCGTCGCTCACCAG CTTTCACACTGGGTTGACCACAAGGAAGAATGTGCCAGATTTGAACAGCAAATGGGGTCTGCAGATGTTTTGCATGATTTCCCGTTCACATTCTCTTCAGAAGCTATGGTTGAG GTCCATGAAAGGCAGAAAACTAGGTGTTCCTTCTTTATGAGACAAGGCCTTCATCAAGTAGGAATGTGGAGATATGAATGTCATTGTGGAACATCAGTTGCTGCTTCTGATTATCCGAG GATGTTCTATGATTGGAATCTTCCAAGCATGCAATGTCCATGCCGTG AGCCAATAACTCCAATATCAATGTGTTTGACTAATTGGAAAGACTACTATGAATGGAGGTGCCTCcctctccattcacctgtcgctTTGCTTCTTCACTGG ACATTTACCGTATATCATGCCTTACAACTTGCTGCTATAAGGAACTCAACTAATGACAGTAGCAACAAACTGTACATACACTATCTAG GGCCTGACACAGAACTGCTTCAACTTGCTGTCTTTGGGGAGTTGAGAGCACTTTTTCCTGGTATTCAAATTCATATAGACCTTGTTGGACCAGCTGTTCCACAATTTAG GGATGGAGAAAGGATTAATCTCTGCAGTTATGCTCGCTGTATGGAGATGGACTGCCCTTGTAAATCTTCAACTGAGAATGCTAGCTTTGGAGTATCAAATGGCACAAATTCAGCAGTGACTCTGCAACTCCACAAAGGTTTTTATCATGAGCGGTATAGAGAAATAGTggag GATTCTTTTCCTCATTTAATTGTTGCTCCAAATGCTGGTATTGCTGCCTATGCTAGCTGGTTACCAACTATA GAGTTTATAAAGGAGATGAATATACCAGCACTTTTTTCTGACTACTGCGAAGAGGCTGCAAATATGGCTGCTCGTTGCATAAGCTCTGTAACTGGCCATCCTCTTCAGATTCCT ATTCAACTTAACCCATTCAGGCAGCCGATGGCGATGGAAGATAGTTCTATGTTCCTCCCTTGCTACTCAAATTGCTTCATCTTCGGGATCTAA
- the LOC122085743 gene encoding uncharacterized protein LOC122085743, which produces MATAAKAYLLSHFSSNDLSFLKPHQPPTPPPLLFSRHLLLRPLLPAISSTFKNRAASLPVFNCLVSGVDGGGVADDFVFTRNSSFDREFSVIAGMLKRIEPLDTSIISKGVSTAARDSMKRTISTMLGLLPSDQFSVTISVSRRPLDRLLVSAIITGYTLWNAEYRVSLMRNFDVSPGSSVASVASHERGISAIEYQKREGRDVEVDVDTFSEYAMDKSSPLGLGDLSPEVLNYIAELKDELATIEKELNAQKQENLHLEYDGGGNSDLLEYLRTLEPNMVIELSRPSSSEVGEVIDELVQNIVEKLFKDDTASGFLEDSVTGKTENLPDGDIELCNTIGTSRDYLAKLLFWCMLLGHHLRGLENRLHLSCVVGLL; this is translated from the exons ATGGCGACCGCAGCTAAGGCTTACCTGCTGTCCCACTTCAGTTCTAACGACCTCTCCTTCCTGAAACCTCACCAACCCCCAACACCAccacctcttctcttctcccgcCATCTCCTTCTCCGCCCTTTACTTCCCGCAATCTCCTCTACCTTTAAGAATCGCGCGGCTTCTCTTCCCGTTTTCAATTGTCTAGTATCAGGAGTCGACGGTGGAGGCGTTGCCGATGACTTCGTTTTCACCAGAAACTCTAGCTTTGATCGAGAATTCTCCGTCATCGCCGGTATGCTTAAACGCATCGAACCCCTCgacacctccatcatctccaaggGTGTCTCCACTGCCGCCAGGGATTCCATGAAGCGTACCATCTCCACGATGCTTGGTTTGCTTCCTTCTGATCAATTCTCCGTCACCATCAGCGTCTCCAGGCGTCCTCTTGATCGCCTCCTCGTCTCTGCCATTATTACCGG ATATACTCTTTGGAATGCGGAGTATAGGGTTTCTCTGATGAGGAACTTCGACGTGTCTCCAGGGAGTTCGGTAGCCTCGGTTGCTTCTCATGAGCGTGGGATTTCAGCGATAGAGTATCAAAAGAGGGAAGGTAGGGACGTCGAAGTTGATGTTGATACCTTCAGTGAATATGCAATGGACAAAAGCAGTCCTCTGGGTTTGGGAGATTTATCGCCCGAGGTTCTCAATTACATTGCTGAGCTAAAAGATGAGTTGGCTACCATTGAGAAG GAATTGAATGCTCAGAAGCAGGAAAATTTGCACTTGGAAtatgatgggggagggaatagTGATTTGTTAGAGTACTTGCGAACTTTGGAACCAAACATG GTGATTGAACTGTCTCGTCCATCATCTTCGGAGGTTGGGGAAGTTATTGATGAACTTGTTCAGAACATAGTGGAAAAGTTGTTTAAAGATGATACTGCCTCTGGTTTCCTGGAAGATTCAGTCACCGGGAAAACAGAGAACCTACCAGATGGTGATATTGAGCTTTGCAATACTATTGGAACATCTCGGGATTACCTTGCGAAGCTTCTATTCTG GTGCatgctattaggtcatcatttaCGAGGCTTGGAGAACAGATTGCATTTGAGCTGTGTAGTTGGATTGTTGTAA